In the genome of Stomoxys calcitrans chromosome 4, idStoCalc2.1, whole genome shotgun sequence, the window CGCATCAAAGTGGATGTTGTCTTGCAGACAATTAAATTGCAAGAACGATGCATTCCCATACACTGATGCGGCAATATTTATAGGGTTGTATGCTACTGCTGAACATATTACCAAGCGGGTCaagcttgtgacccactgttgACGACCAAGACCTAGCTGACCACGTTGCAACATAGGACGACTCAATGCCAAAGCATCAGTTACACCTTACTGACACCTGatttgcctctcccatgacaaaAAAGGGCAGAATATGAGCTAGGAGCAAGAGCAGAGTCCTCAGATCTATGGCAAGCAGCACCTGAGGAATGTATAAGGAAACCCTGTTGAAAACCTATAAGACGATAGCCCAACCGATGGTAAACATAAAGAAATTAGCTTTTTTTGCTCTCAGTTGTAGGAAAGCAACCCCAACTTAAATTGTTTGCCCAAATTTTATGATTTAAACAAATATGTCAAACCAAATatcttaataaaaaatttgatttgcaCCCATTTTTAGAttataacatacaggtgtgaatCGCATTGTACAAATAGAAGTTAGCGTCACTTGCCCAAAAACAGCGAAATCAACGATACAACCACTGATGAATCTTaggtaaattttcaattttgacaaTTATATCAAATTagatgtgaatacaaaaagtggcatgtcatcaaacaactacatgccgtgtaatagcggctTAAGCACCACTATGAACTTCTATCAGAACAGTTTTTTTGGCTTCCAGGAACAAGAAGAACAATATTTGAATGCTTAAGATCACTATCCGTCAACACAGTTCCGCTCACAACTTCCTCATAGAAGGCGGGTTCGCAGGATATCCACCAAGAGGCAGTAACTAGTGTGACCTTACCATACCGACCGAATATAGTCCTTGGTGGGTGCCCACAACCTATTGTTGATGATGAGAAAGACTTGTTCTCGAGGAACAGCACTACTCTGGCCCAACTGAAATCTGGAGGTTGCAACAGACTGGACTCGTAACGCTAAAGGTTTGACGATATTTTCCCTTACATCTGCCCTGTATGCAGCACTGGACCCCACCAATCACCTAttaagaaagaagataacaacaaatagaacgcaaacaaaaatctgacatcttaatatcgTCAAATTGGGCCGGCTGTTGACATTTATTTATGTATCAACTTTTGccctttgttttttttctaatctGGCAACACCTAGTTTGTATGCTAAAAGCAGCTAAGTACATACCGTTATTTTAGGCGCATTAAAAAAGCAAGTTGGATAAGTGGCACGTTAAAAAGGCGAAAAACATCATTAGATACTAATGCAGCAGCCTCTGTCCGATGAGGACTCGATAGGGTCAAACGGCGCATAGAACTAGTAGCTAGATTGGTCTGCTGTATACTTGGCTTTGGTGTCTGTACAGGGAACGCTCAATTTTTCTCTGCTTTATCATCACTTGCCATCTCCGGCGACTATATTGTATTAGAATATTGGCTTATGGCAACGAGTATATTGTATGTTCTAAGTGCGGGTGTCCCGATCTCAATTAAATTCGTGTAAAAACTATAGCTTAAACAATTTTTGCCTCACTTTAATCTGGGTATGACTAATGGCCCACCTTGCACTATGCccttgaaaacaaaaacatatttaatttgaaattataGCGTATCAAAAGCATTACGGCTTTAGAACAATTAACTGTCAAACAAGTATGGACTATAGGCCTAATCTATATGGGATCATAAGTATGTGCGGAAGCGTAAGCCAAAACactgaaacaaaaaattctatTGCAATTACCGGCTACAGTGAAGTGTAGGGGTCAAGGTGAACTGCTTAATGTTTTTTGCTTCGCATATGATTGATTTCATTATTATCTCTCTCACCAACCAAAAACTCGAGATAGTGAATCAATTAACTTACCAAGTGTACTCGCGATTTGTTTTTTCCGTGCATAATACATTTTTGTGCATAATGTAAACATTCTAATGCTCAGAGTATTAAAATTGTTAGAGGACAGTGGTTAGAAACGATATGTAGGTAGAAAAGTTTTACTGGCAGTCTGCCCTCAGACTCCATTTGAcctttttgtccattgtgatacaatCACATTGACATTTGTAATACATAAAAGTTTTGttcttataaatttattttttataacattAACAAAATTTGTATCTTTGTCTTACAGGGTTCAACCTGCGCCTTAACGGAATCAATCCTCAGACAATATGGCATTAGGACAGGCTTCTTTAGTTCACCCCATTTGGTGTCTCTGACTGAACGCATACGTCTCAATGGTCAGCCCATACCGAAACAGAAATTTGCCAAATATTTCTGGCCCGTCTACAATGCCCTTAAATCGCAGCAAGATGATCCCAGCGATATGCCTgcctattttcaatttttgacagtaATGTGTTTTCACGTTTACTTGGCTGAAAAGGTGGACGTGGCCATATTAGAAGTTGGCATAGGAGGCGAATTGGATTGCACTAACGTGGTGCCTCATACCAAAACTGTAGGCATTACCTCATTGGGTTTGGAGCATACAAAGCTATTGGGTAATACCCTTAAGCAAATCGCTTGGCAAAAAGCGGGCATTATAAAGCCTAATTCGACAGTTTATACCTCGGCAAGTCAAGCAGAATGTTTGCAGGTTTTAAAAGAGAGATGCAAGGAAAAAAATGCCACTTTGTATATGGTACCAGAATTTCAAAGCTATTTTGGCCCAGGGGGccatggacaaaatttaaaggatTCCTTAAATCAAATTATTTTGCTAAATGGCTCATTGGCCATGCAGTTAGCCTATGATTGGTTGAGGAGGAATCGCAGCGATTTGTTCCTACGCCAAAAATGTAATAAACCTATACTAAGCGAAGAGGCAATATTGGGTTTGTTAAACTGCAATTGGCCGGGAAGATGTCAAAtagccaaaatttttaatttcaagtaagcaaaactaaaaaactaaaaattttctattaaaaaataacCCTTTTTCGCTTTCAGCATGCATTTGGATGGTGCCCATACTGTGGAAAGCATGCAGGTATGTGGCGAATGGTTTGCCAAAGTCACTAATCTTAGTACAAACCCCAAGGTTCTTATGTTCAACACCACCGGAGATCGAGATGCGAAACACCTTCTCACTGTATTACATAAATTTTGTCACTTCGATATGGTGTGTTTTGTACCCAATATAGCCACAAGTTCAGCAATACAAAATCAGGATACCCAATCTGTGTTATATACCCAAATCGAACAATTGAAACGGGGGCAATTGCATTTAGAATGCTGGCAGGAGTTATGTCAAGAATCAGGAGATAAATCTGGCACAGCCAAAACCTATACATCAGTTCTAGCCTGCTTTCAACATATACGTGAGGTGTATTCTGATAATATGCAAGATTTGGATATTTTAGTTACGGGTTCCATACATCTTCTGGGAGCCACCATATTATCTTTAAATGAGTTGTGcaaggatttaaatgaaagcgaCCACATTTAAAACGGTCTATGCAAAAATTCCTAGTTCCTGTGGCATCAAAATGGATCAAAATTGTCAAGGTAAATCTGTTTTCAGACTGCCACTCTAATCTAATCTTAACAGTTGTTGTTAATttaaaaagctaaaaaaatgtttaaggataaaaaaaaatgcttaaagtTTAAAACTGACATGGATTCATAAATATgacttcaaaaacaaaaaataataaataaaaattaatcacaaaactttataaaaCCTAAAAACATGTAGGTTTATtcgacagttctataaaggaaataggtcaaataaaccctttttcaaatctacattaagttttgtgaataaatccgatttttttttaaataaaaggtgacaaaattattttttaaaaaaatggaatttttctccaaaattttaaaaattaaatttaaaaaattaaattaaatttaaaaaattaaatttaatttaaaaaattaaattaaattttgaaaaacttaaataaaaaaaaacagttttaaaatttttttttttaaataaataaaatcttattttttttttttaaattcaaatattaaaatgattttaacaaaaaattttaatttgtttaaccGAAGACCGAATAAATTAAGAGAAACACGTTtccgcaaaattttaaaaattaatttggacaaaaaagtaaatgtaaaaagaaaatttaaaaagtttatttatatttaatttttttttttaaattcagtttttacagcattttttataaatcaaattttgaaaattttatgacaagaaattttgaaaatttaattatcctaaaaataaaaaaaaaaaaattgacaaaactaaaattaaaaatagaaaataattagtgacattttgtaaaaaaactgattttgacaacattttttataaacgaaaatttcaaaaaaactaaaatttggttaaaatttttcaaaaaatgaaaatttcgacgacaaaaaattaaatttttttgaaattttgtatgaataacttaaaatggctgtaattGCTTAACTTTAAAATATAAAAGGTCCCTTTTATTCTCCACTATCTTCGTATGGAGAGTACACTAATCTTTGACCCTTTAAGGTATATTTATTTGGGAATGCCTTAACATTCTTTGTCGATCTGCTAAGTCCTTTCGTATCTCAAAATCACTGTAGCATTAACATCACGcaatccgcttaaaattttccactgcaaatgggctataacaGTCAATAACAGGATATAGGTGCCACAAAAATCCATCCCCCGATCCCGGCTTAGATCCTCAACCTGTCTCTGATATCTTGCCTGAGTTTTTCCTACTACTGAAGCCCATAATGAAATATAGTAAGGGAAAAGGATGAAGGCCCGATTTCCCTCCTCTCGCTGGTACCAAGACAATTCTTTTGCTACTTCTCCATATCCAAAAATCTGGACACTCTTACGGGTttcgatgtctggaaaatagaCAGAGTGTTCTTTACTACTGAAGTCCGGAAAGAATTCGAGCAAGGGAGGATCATATGTCTGTATGATTTCCCTTTTCTCGCTAGTAGCCAAGAGTCTTGAGCACTAATTCCCCATATACGAAGTTTTCAAACTGTGTCTCACAGTTGGTaatgtctgaaaaatgggcagagtgatcccagcTAATGAAATCAGAAAAGGATTCGAGCAAGAAGAATTCCCTTCACTCGCCATTAAGTAACAAACTTGAGACACTACTTCTCCCTAGCCTTTTTAAAGAATTGTCATGTGTTGAGTATCAGTATGGTTTTCGTACATAATTTACAACGACGACTACTTTGCACGTCATTAATGAACAAAAAGCCGAGCGAGCTCTCAATTAATTGATGCCCTGCCATGAACGGTGTCACgctttttgaggacatcgccaacatttCCCTCCGGTCAAGCCTAAAAAGGTTGAATCGTGAATTGTTTTGTAGCCGCCTGTCATAaatggaatttagggataaaaagTAAAACAGAGTTCCCCAAAGTGGGATGATATTTTCGCCACTGTTTAACTTCTTCCAATTCTATAATCTACACCCTCCATTCTGCATCGGGttcgtatttatttatttattcttttttttgtcgtcCAGGATGGGAAAATGCATTAAGCAACTGACGAGTAAGTCTGTCGCCGTATGCTGGGCTCCGTAtcaacggtaccggctaaaaGCCCACCCTGTGTTATCCCGCGGAATTAATTCCAACTCGGAACCGCTTCGCTTAAAttcgaggtggaccccatagATGGTGATTATccacatatatatttaatttaccGGCGTTCAGACCTCCGCATTTACAGTGTACGCCGTTGCGTCCAAGTCCATCTTCTTCTTGTGCAGTGCTTGTTCGGGGTATCTCATTGACGCCCTCTAGTTCCTCTCCTTCTTCGTCATCGTCTGAACTATTGTCTTTGGTGTAAGTTCGCCAATCGCAGTTTCCAGTTCCCTGTGCCTTTTAACCCAGCGTTAAATTGCCTTTAACTTCATTACAATTATCCATTCTAGAGTTCTTTTATCTCTAATACGCCATTTTGGATATCCTTGCaaatttctaatttcatttTGGATATCCTTGCTAATTTCTTCTGCCTGCCTATGACGAGTTTCATTTGGCCAACGACTTTCTTGTTTTTCCGAGCTCTTATTCTTCTGATTATTGCATCTCCGAGTACTTTATTTCTCCTTCCAAAGATAAAATCCATATCCCTATGCTGCAGTGTTTTTTGGTGTCTTCAGTTTAATTAGGCCCGTTATCTGTGTTCGAAAATGTAGTCGGACACCACATGGCGCATTTGCATGCAATGAAGTTCTCTCGAGTGTTTacaacaacaagttcagagcCAGGTCGGTCATTAAATCCAGGTCGGGCATTAAACTGGATGTGAAATCAATAGCACCTACATTGCCAACTTAATGGTTACGAGCAACAGAGCGTTGTCTAAGCTCCGCTAGGGGTTTACCGGACGAATGCAGAGGCGGCATTAGCCTGAAACCCATTTCGTGAGGAACATCACTCCCTCATTCTCACGTAATAGAATACCACAGCTGTCAGCTCGTAAAATCAATCCAAATCCGTTACCAAAATCCTAT includes:
- the LOC106085609 gene encoding folylpolyglutamate synthase, mitochondrial isoform X2; translated protein: MAVDIRKTTPELVSSYDGFEKGNKGKVATRPRQYPLSKAASGESNGFSLNNSIDDFRVEQQGGREYEEAVKALNSLQSNAEALRSSLHQQKRLNSLQETEKYLKRSGLNLDDLRSLSIIHVAGTKGKGSTCALTESILRQYGIRTGFFSSPHLVSLTERIRLNGQPIPKQKFAKYFWPVYNALKSQQDDPSDMPAYFQFLTVMCFHVYLAEKVDVAILEVGIGGELDCTNVVPHTKTVGITSLGLEHTKLLGNTLKQIAWQKAGIIKPNSTVYTSASQAECLQVLKERCKEKNATLYMVPEFQSYFGPGGHGQNLKDSLNQIILLNGSLAMQLAYDWLRRNRSDLFLRQKCNKPILSEEAILGLLNCNWPGRCQIAKIFNFNMHLDGAHTVESMQVCGEWFAKVTNLSTNPKVLMFNTTGDRDAKHLLTVLHKFCHFDMVCFVPNIATSSAIQNQDTQSVLYTQIEQLKRGQLHLECWQELCQESGDKSGTAKTYTSVLACFQHIREVYSDNMQDLDILVTGSIHLLGATILSLNELCKDLNESDHI
- the LOC106085609 gene encoding folylpolyglutamate synthase, mitochondrial isoform X1: MLATTHVLFRSPLIRRCCTLNQNVCVAGLASSSIILTNEQIYYQTTTTIRRRKSGYKMLQTQEESTPNIQRNGKKLISSKKNDYESKGGKSMTTQQAVDIRKTTPELVSSYDGFEKGNKGKVATRPRQYPLSKAASGESNGFSLNNSIDDFRVEQQGGREYEEAVKALNSLQSNAEALRSSLHQQKRLNSLQETEKYLKRSGLNLDDLRSLSIIHVAGTKGKGSTCALTESILRQYGIRTGFFSSPHLVSLTERIRLNGQPIPKQKFAKYFWPVYNALKSQQDDPSDMPAYFQFLTVMCFHVYLAEKVDVAILEVGIGGELDCTNVVPHTKTVGITSLGLEHTKLLGNTLKQIAWQKAGIIKPNSTVYTSASQAECLQVLKERCKEKNATLYMVPEFQSYFGPGGHGQNLKDSLNQIILLNGSLAMQLAYDWLRRNRSDLFLRQKCNKPILSEEAILGLLNCNWPGRCQIAKIFNFNMHLDGAHTVESMQVCGEWFAKVTNLSTNPKVLMFNTTGDRDAKHLLTVLHKFCHFDMVCFVPNIATSSAIQNQDTQSVLYTQIEQLKRGQLHLECWQELCQESGDKSGTAKTYTSVLACFQHIREVYSDNMQDLDILVTGSIHLLGATILSLNELCKDLNESDHI